GATAATTgtaataattttcataaatttcttGGTTTGGCTCCGACATCCGATCCTGATTTGGTTCTATGAAAACGACATATGCCAAAGTATTGCTGGCCGGCAGGAGATCgacctgaaaaaaaaattcgacgcGTTCCTGTGCTTTACGCACAAGGACGAGGATCTGGTGGCGGAGTTTGTGGAGAGACTCGAGACCAGCAGACCCCGGTTCAAACTATGCTTCTACTTGAGGGACTGGCTACTGGGAGTATCCATTCCCGACTGCATCACGAACTCGGTAAAGGATTCGCGGCGCATCATTATCCTGATGACGAACAACTTCCTGGAGTCTACCTGGGGCCGTCTTGAATTCCGGCTAGCCTTACACGCCACCTCACAGGATCGCTGCAAGCGTCTGATCGTCGTCCTGTATCCGGAGGTGAAGAACTTTGACGACCTGGACAGTGAACTGCGTACTTACATGGTTTTCAACACCTACCTAAAGAGGAACGATCCCAATTTTTGGATCAAACTGATTTACTCTATGCCGCACTCCAAGCTGAATCAGAATTCAGTTCGCATAGAGGAGACTACAATGTAAACCTTATATATCGTTAGCTCTTAACTCCTTACTTTCTAAGTTttactttaatataaatttaattattcgGCCTCTGAGCCAAACGCTGTTTGATTTTCCATAATTTATCAAAGCAAGTTCGTACAATAATCGAACATGGACCAATATTACTTGGAGTTCAGAAACCTTACCCATATCCCATCGATGAAACTCATGACAAACCAATTTTTTGCTAGTCAGCTACCCCTAAAAAAAGTGCAATGCTAGCAAGAAGCAAAACCGTATTCAAGtgccataaaaataattcaaaataaattgctttacataaaaatttggtttcagctgaagaagaaaaaaaacggCACAACAATTTTATAAGGTGTATAATTTGGCCATAATAATGCGCATCATGCCAACAGAATCCTTCGAGGGGTTGGTTATTAATTCCTGGCCGACGCGTCGCCGCGAACGAGACATAAATAACGCGTTTTATGCGTGAATATACTTTGCATACTTTTCGCAGACACAGCCGGGAGTCCTGGTAAAGCCGTAAAAATTACACCAGAAAGTCGAGAAGCTTTGGCTTTGACTTTCGGCCGGGCCGCAAGCCAGTCATGTCAGCTGGCCTAATCCCCAGGTAGATATCCTTCTTGATTGGCCACAATGAAAGATGCCTAGTCAATATTTTTGATGTGCCCTGGAGAGTTGTCTGGAGGGATGGAGGATAAACGCTGACTTGTAATGTCGTGTAATTAGGGTCATAATCGGCTTGCCACTCGAGGCCTTATCTCGTTGCCGAAAAACGACTTTGTTATGCAAATGCAAGAAAGGACCAAGGAAACCACAAGATAAAGCTTTAGTCTTGGCTTTCAGGCACTTTGTGAACCACTTTATTGGTGGTAGCTTATACAGTTCTATGCTAGTCTATACTAAATAGTAGTCTAAAGTTTATAATCGTAgcaaaaaatatctttaaaaattcccttTCATTGCTTACTCTGAAAAAACATAGTCCTGTCTGGCACCCTTTGCAACACTGTGCCAATAACAAAGGGTCCTGTCTCTTGACAACCGTTTCCTGGCAGCCAAAAGCCGGGACTAATAAAcgttatttatctttttgCCCGTATTACTATCTGCAAAGCTGAGAAACTATATTCAAATGGATTTCACGTACTGTGAGTTCCCCAGCACCGTCTCCATCGACACCTTCATGGCCTATTTCAATCTCACCGATGTCAAGTTGCCCAAAGTCGGCGGTAAATCATTAGACAACAGCCAGATCCCCAACGAAGTCCAGGAGGGCCAGACAAATCAAGTGAAAAGTCTGAGACATCTTGTTCTGGATTCCATTGTGGATAACTGGAGTGGTAAGAGAGACCAATggttgtttaaaattttaagacaGTTCCATGACTATAAATAATACTAAATATGAGATACATATtttagtttataaaaatatttttattgcccaGTTTATTGTTAAAATGTCCAACATAGACTCTGGAAAACCCCTTCTCATCCAAAAATTACTCATCCGCAGAGTTGCCTTGGTACAAGCATCTGGGAAGGCGCGAGGACCGAAACTACCTGCTCAGCCACCTGGACACCCAACTGCCGCTGCAGCTGCTCAGCTCCCACATCCGGGAGGACTTCTTCTGGCAGCGATGCTATGAACAGCGCTGGAAGAGTGCGCCCCTGCAATCACGGGGTGTGGAGCGGCCCTGGATCAACATCTACATGGAGCGACATGTGCAGGAGTTTATTGAGAACATGCCGACGGGCGACTACGAGCAGGAGGGCAACGTTCAGGCCACCCTGGACATCTGTGCGGCGTACATAAATCAGTTGGATATAAGTTTTCTTCAGCCCGCCCCGCCCACGACCGATGCGAATGGTAAGTGGAGGGCCAACGACCATCAGATACTCTATCTTGAGTTTTTTACTCTTCCACTTTCTCCATCTTATTATGCATGAgttgaatattatttaaagCCCAACACATTATGTGACCCCCAACTCTCCTACTAACCTCTTTTCCCTTTGAAAACCCgaaataccttctgcagatcACATTCCGCTTGATTACCTTCTCAGCAATCTGCCGGATTTACGCCAACTGCGACTGAGTTACTGTACCAAGACGGCCGGCTGTAATTACCAAATGGGCTGCAACCAACTGACTGCCAGGGACATTTTGCTCCTGTCCAAAGGACTCAGCCAGTGCCACGAGTTGCGCCAGTTCTGGTAAGAGATGCTTCTGACTGAGGAATTCTTTTTTAATCACATTATTTCGCAGTATGCACAACACCAAACTGATGCCGTATCAGTTGCGATTCCTGGCCCACAGCCTGGACAAGGGATGTCACCACCTGACGGAGATGTCCTTGCTGCACTGCGCAGTGGGGGATGCAGGAATTCGTAGCTTTTTAGAGACCTGCGGCCGGGAATCCTTTAGTACTCTTACTGTGTTGGATTTGACTAATAATAAGATAAGTGAGTGAACAAGAAGTTTACTTGGATGACTTTGTTAACATTTTTTTCCGCAGCGGAAGAAGGTGCCTATATCCTTAGTCGCACTTTGAGGCATGTACCTTTACAGCGGCTGGTCCTGCGACTAAATCCAATCCAAAGTGACGGTGCTGCTGCTATATTTCACACTCTCCAGTTAATGCCCATTAAGGAGCTGGATCTGGGGACCTGCGGCATCTCAGAGACCATCACAAAACTTTTCATGATGTTGATTTGTCAGCACAATACATTGCTTGATATAGACATATCCAATAATTCCTTGGGAGAGGTAAGaaatacttttaatattgaatAACGTATCATTTCgcaatcagcaaacccagaagagaatttccccattcaaagcattgccttaATAAGtgtcgttttttaatttttcgaatttttccctGGGGTGCTCCCATAAacttgtgggttttcctattttcccacTTCCGTCCCTTCCGCTGGCTATACCattgctctgccaatttgtatccgatcagaaaatagcgtaccatttcgtaatcagcaaACTCAGAAGCAAATTTCCCCATTAAAAAAtggcttaaatatcgtttttaaatttttcccaAGGGGAAAGCCCCATAAAATtatgggttttcccgattacaaattccatttccaaattaaacattaaaaactaaaaaaattatatattagttgttctaaattttataaaaattatatcatTGTAGGACTTTGGAAAACATCTCATGAAGATCATTACCTGTAATAAAGTTCTGGAGAAATTGGATTTGCGTAATACTGGACTATCATTGGAAATGCGTAGAAAATTTCAGGAGCTTCTTATCAAAAATGTGGAACGCAAAAAGCATGAGGccctaaaacaaaaacaacgagATAAATTCAAGGCCATGATGcagttataaataaatatataagaaTAATTAGATAAACCCCTTTAACATatactatttttaaagttctgAATGATTAaactattaattattaaaataaaatatttctatgTATTGCTACTTGTTGTTATGATTCACTAAGGATTAAGTAGAGAActaaaaagtaaattttaacaaaaaaggaTGCCATCTGTTTCCGCCCGGGATTGAACCGGGGGCCTTCCGCGTGTTAGGCGGATGTGATAACCACTACACCACGGAAACTCCGTTAGAATGCGCTtccaaaaaactaaatttcAATAGAAATTTTTAGATAGCGATAGATAAAGCTTATCtcaagtatttaaaaataaatgctcAATTTTTAGAAACCAACAAAAGACTACAAAAAACtataacaatttaaaaaatggtgacatattttataaagtttCACGTCCTTTTTTCATTAAGCTTCTGACCAAATCTGATGTAGGCACATCGATGCTTTCAGGCCAACTTTCATTAACCCTCGACCTTGTTGACTTAagtcaacaaaaacaaagctaaCCCCATCAAGATTGCCGGGGTCCCAGGGCACTGGCTTTATTCCTTTCCCGTTGTCCTTTCCTAATGGATTTGGCCAGCAACGCCAACAACAACTTTGGAAAACTAAGTGGAAACACTTGAAAATAAGatgaaaaaaaggtaaaaagttgttgagaaaataaataaagaaggaatttctgttttctgtttgttgctattttagtagatgttgtttttgttgggctagtttgtttttgttgctcttCTTGGCACGAAAAGTGTAAAAATGGTTTGCGCTTTTTTGTTAATGGCATTTTAAGTGCGGTCGGACTTGGGTAACCTGAACAGGATAGCCTTAATAATATTAAGGAATAATTGGAGTAATAGCTATCGtagaaaactgaaaaatatgTATGATTTGCACCTTCCCTTACATCTGCCATAACCAGACAGCTCGTGCTCATCCTctagtttatttttggttttttctattttgggtaaggtattgttgttgctatttttcaattaaaaccaaattgtatttttgtcTGGTGAAGGTTTTTACTCATTTTCTGCTCATTCTTTTTCtcgttttgtttatttaggaCCTTGTTTTGTTTATCTGCGCAAGTTAAAAACAACACAGTCGAAGACAGACCCAGGATACGGAGCACAATAGCGTAGATATTCGGATATATGCTTCCATTTAtcatagatacatatatgatAATTGCGTTTTAAAGTTTGATGTGTGGACAAAGTTTTTTGGCTAAAATGTCCTGCCCAGGACTCGTTGCCGGTGCTGTTGTGCCAGCATATTTAGCAGCTCATAAATCTTCAATGGATTCAGTCTTGTGATTTATAACGAGCCACAAACTTGAGCTGGCCAACAATGGAAaagaatctttaaaaaaagttacaaaCACTTGTAGAACTGAGgaaaaaaaagctttaaagtaagtctttataaattttaaaaatcagcAGAAAATAGTATCTTTTGACTCCTCTAAGActtccatttaattttttctttggcAATCTTTTAATCCCTTTTTGTTTGCCCTGCCAGCCTCAATTAGTTTAGGCCTAATTGTCATATTTTTCTTCTTGGCCTTTTTTTTAGCCCTCTGTCCAGTTAATTGCATTTGGTGTGGGCGTCTGGGAGTGGCTATTTGTACCATGGCCTGCCCTGAAAACTTTAGACAGTTATCATCATTATTTATGATATTTCTTTCCACTTTTTTTCGTCTATTTTGTCAGAGAGGCTCCTAGCCGGGCAAAAAGGGGTTAAACGCGCCAAATGGGCATGCAAaacttttcaaattaaattaaaagcatGCCGAAAGCGCCGGAgacaaaacaaattttgatGAGTCAGCTGCCGTACTGTGAAAAATAATGGTGGCCAACTGCAGCGATTAAAAGTCAATAAATCAACGTTCTGCTGATGAGGGtaggatttaaaaaaaaacaaacctctaattaaataaattatctaaaaataaaaaaggaaaaaattttCACCTGGAGATGCGGGGTATCGATCCCCGTACCTCTCACATGCTAAGCGAGCGCTCTACCATCT
The Drosophila bipectinata strain 14024-0381.07 chromosome 3R, DbipHiC1v2, whole genome shotgun sequence DNA segment above includes these coding regions:
- the LOC108129461 gene encoding dynein regulatory complex subunit 5, whose translation is MDFTYCEFPSTVSIDTFMAYFNLTDVKLPKVGGKSLDNSQIPNEVQEGQTNQVKSLRHLVLDSIVDNWSELPWYKHLGRREDRNYLLSHLDTQLPLQLLSSHIREDFFWQRCYEQRWKSAPLQSRGVERPWINIYMERHVQEFIENMPTGDYEQEGNVQATLDICAAYINQLDISFLQPAPPTTDANDHIPLDYLLSNLPDLRQLRLSYCTKTAGCNYQMGCNQLTARDILLLSKGLSQCHELRQFCMHNTKLMPYQLRFLAHSLDKGCHHLTEMSLLHCAVGDAGIRSFLETCGRESFSTLTVLDLTNNKITEEGAYILSRTLRHVPLQRLVLRLNPIQSDGAAAIFHTLQLMPIKELDLGTCGISETITKLFMMLICQHNTLLDIDISNNSLGEDFGKHLMKIITCNKVLEKLDLRNTGLSLEMRRKFQELLIKNVERKKHEALKQKQRDKFKAMMQL